The DNA segment CATACGCAAACCCCAGCGGGAACGGTAGAGGAAGATCGTCAATAGTACTACCGCAATATACATGATGTATACCAAGATTGTTTGGTCGAAGAGCATCGGCCCAATCACTGGAAGATCAGCAAGTCCAGGAATACGTATTGTTGCAAGCGAGTATTGATTGGTGTTGAATGACTCGGCGTTATCTGACATGACTGTTCCATAGAAGAACGTGGTCAAACCTAGGCACAAAACATTGAGTACAACACCAACAATAATTTGATCGACTCCGTACTTGACAGCGAATAACGCAAGGAGAGATCCCACCAATGCGCCGGCAATCGGCGCGGCAATCAAACCCATGTATGGGGTCTTGAAGAATGATGCTGCCATAACACCGAAAAACGCGCCGACTAGTAGCTGGCCTTCAATCGCAATATTGACCACACCGACGTGCTCGCTGACCACACCGGACAATGCACCAAAAATGAGTGGTGTCGAGATTGCTACGGTAATACCGAGTGTGGAGGTTAAGGTGATAGCACCGGCCGAACCACCTCCCGCGAAAACGAGGAAGCCGAAGACCGTCAAGATTGCAACAACAATGACGGCAGTCTTATCGAGGATTCGGCCGAGTTGCGCGTACTTACCGCGTCCCATAGTAGAAATGACAGACCAGATAGTGGCAAGCAAGATCACTGCAAAGAAAATCCACAAGGTCGCCACTGATGGGACTGTGAAATCTGGAATTTCAATAGATGAGGCGCGATCATTGAGTCGGATTCGTGCATCACCGCTAGCGTTAAGAGCAAAGAACAGAGCTAAAACCGTGGCCAAGCCGTAGGTTACTGGCATCTTCCATGACAGCTTTCCCATGACTGCTCCCTGTGAGTTAGGGGATGTTGAGGTGATCGTGTTCATTATTTGACGAGTGGTGCTCATGACTACTCCCCCTTTCCAGTTGTTGGTTGCACATCTGCGGCAACTGCCTCGTCAGCGGATTTTTCACGTGTTCCCGTCATTTTCTTGTTGTTCGAACTAGACAACCTGGCAGCGTATTCTCGCAAGCTCTTTCCATCCGGCTTAGGCAAATGGAACATCCAACGAATCAAGCCCGGCGCAGCGATGAAGAGCACAATGACTGATTCAAGAATGAGAACCATATCGACTGGTACACCTTGGGCTTGCATCGCATAGCCGCCAGCCTTAAACGCACCGAACAACAGACCAGAGAAGAAAATACCGAGTGGTCGGTTACGGCCGAGCAACGCAACAGTAATCGCATCGAAACCGATAGTGCCGGCGACACCGGAAGTTACGCCCTGATTTGCCTGGTACATGGTTCCCAATGCTTCGTTTGCACCGGCGAAACCCAGAAATACACCAGATGCCACCATCGTCAAGGTAGTTACTTTCGCGATCGACATTCCAGCTGTACGAGCCGCATGTGAGTTAGCCCCCACTGCACGTACTTCGAAGCCGAATGTCGAGCGTTCAAGGATCCACCAGAAGACAAACACAGCTACGAGCGCCAAGACAAATCCGAGATGAATCTTAAATGGCGCTGGCAACAGTGCAGGCAATGCAGCAGTATCTGCAGCAACTGGTGTCACCGGGTTGTTTTGCCCTGGTGAATGCCACGAGTCCAGCGATAGAACGTATGAGAGCAATAGAGCAGCGATCGAATTCAACATGATTGTTACGATCACTTCGTTTGCGCCGGTCTTTGCTTTTAAATATCCAGCAATACCGGCGTATAAACCGCCGGCAAGCGCTGCAGCGAGGAGGGCGACGATGAGGTGTACACCGTATGGCAGGTCTATGCTGAACGATACCCAAATAGCGGCAATCGCGCCAAAGATCATCTGACCTGCGCCACCGATATTGAATAAGCCTGCACGGAAACCGAATCCTAAACCGAGGCCTGCCAAGATAAGCGGAGTTGCGAAGAAGAGGGAATCCATCGCTGGACGTATTGCATATGAAAATCCGCGGTTTAATGCTGCAGCATTAAAAATCGATCCCTTAAACATTGCACTGTATGCACCAGTTACCGAAGCTCCGGTAACGACGATAAGAATGGCACCAATAAGGAAGGCGAGAATAATCGCAATGATACCCACTAACCAACCTGATCGTGGAGCTAAATGGATAATAGCTTTAGCCCACTGGCTTGCGCCAATCGAGGTCTTATTGTTCTTTGCGGCCATTACTTAACCCCTTCCGTTGGAGTAGCATAGCCAGCTTGGGCAAATGCTTCGTCTTGCGGCACACCGGCCATCATCAAGCCCAATACATCGCGGGACGTATCGGCAGGGACAATTCCTACAATCTTGCCGCGATACATCACGGCAATGCGATCTGCGAGCGCAACAACTTCATCGAGTTCCGAGGAAACCAAAAGGACCGGAGTGCTAGCATCGCGGGCTTCTACAATACGCTTGTGAATAAACTCGATTGAGCCTACGTCCACGCCACGAGTCGGCTGGCTGGCCACCAGCAACCGAAGATCGCGGGACAATTCACGAGCAACAACAACCTTCTGTGCGTTTCCACCAGAGAGTGTAGAGATCGGATCGGAGATTCGAGTGATACGAATATCGAATTCGGCTACCTTCTCGTCAGCATTCTTTGCCACGGCACCGGGGCGCATGGCTGGTCCGTTAGCGAACGGCTTGTTGAGGTATTGGTCAAGAACAAGGTTTTCCGCGATCGAGAATCCGGCAATGACACCATCTTTCGAGCGATCTTCTGGAATGAAACCGATTCCAGCATCGATGTTCTTGCGTACCTGTTGTCCGTTGAGTTCGTGACCATCGAGGGTGATTGTTCCATGATCTGGCTGGACTAAGCCAAGGATGGCTTCCGCAAGTTCGGTTTGTCCATTTCCTTGAACACCTGCGATAGCGAGGACTTCGCCACGCTGGAGCTCGAACGAAACGCGGTCGAGGACCTTTGTGCCGCTTTCGTTGAGAACAGTAACATCTTTAAAAGCCAGTCCAACTTCGCCAAGTTGTGGCGGATTCTTTTCTAGCTGGAGCATGACTGGACGTCCAACCATCTTCGTAGCCAGTTCAGCTTCAGACGACGATGGATTAGCAGTACCAACTACTGCACCACGGCGAATGACCGTAATATCGTCGGCAACTGCACGGACTTCGCGTAGTTTGTGAGTAATGAACACAATAGATGTACCCGAAGCGGCAAGTTGCTTCATGATCTCCATGAGTTCATCAGTTTCTTGTGGAGTGAGAACTGCAGTTGGCTCATCAAGAATCAAAATCTTCGCGTCACGTGACAGTGCCTTAACAATTTCAACACGCTGCTGTGCACCGACAGGTAGATCTTCAATATAAGCATCTGGATCAAGGTCGAATCCGAAACGCTTGGAGACGTCGATGACCGTTTGCCGTGCTTTCTTAATATCAATGATACCTACGGTACCGGTTGGCTCATATCCGAGTGCTACCGACTCTGCTACGGTAAAAACTGGAATGAGCATAAAATGCTGGTGAACCATTCCAATTCCAGCAGCTACTGCATCACCGGGACCAGCAAATGATACCTTTTTCCCGTCGAGAAGAATTTCCCCCTCATCCGGATCATACAGGCCATACAGCACGTTCATTAGTGTTGATTTACCCGCACCGTTTTCTCCGAGAAGTGCATGAATATGCCCTTCTTCGACGACGAGGTCAATATGATCATTAGCAACAAGCGGCCCGAACCTCTTTGTTATGCCTCTTAGCTCCAGCTTCACGCTGAACCCCTTTCATTCCTCAGTCCCGGATCTTCCTGAGATTTATGTAGAACAATCATACCCCGTTGTTAGCCAATATACGTGGCTGAAACCATACTTTCTCTCTACATAAAGAAAAGTGTGGGGATCTCACGCACGCATGCGTAAGATCCCCACACTCAGTTTTCGCTATGTTGAGCTAACGAAATCAGTTTGCGGCTGGGGATTCGACCTTGAGTTCGCCAGAGGCAATCTTTGCTTCGAGGTCCTTGACTTCGGTCTTCAGCTCATCAGAGAGCTTAGAATCGAAATCGTGGAATGGAGCGAGCGAAACGCCCTTGTTCTCGATGGTGCCAACGTATGGCTTTGAGGTGAAATCGCCACCCATTGCTTCCTTGATAGCCGCCTTAACGGATTCGCCGATACCCTTCATAACAGAGGTAAGAACGATGTCCTTGTAGTCTGGTGAGGAGACATACCAGTCACTATCTACACCAACAATCATGACGTTTCCAGCTTCCTTAGCGGCAGCGGCTGCACCGAGACCAACTGGGCCAGCAACTGGCATGATGATGTCTGCACCCTGCTCGATGAACTGCTGCGCCTGGGACTTGCCCAATGCCTGATCGTCGAACGAGTTGGTGAAGGAACCGTTCTGGGTTTCCTTATCCCAGCCAAGAACCTTGATATCTGTTCCCTTTGCTTCGTTGTAGGCCTTAACGCCATCAACAAATCCGTCCATGAAGATGGTAACGGATGGGATCTGGATACCACCGAAGGTAGCAACAGTACCGGTCTTGGTAGCACCTGCGGCTACGTAACCAGCAAGGTAAGCGGCTTCTTGAGTGTTAAAGAGGAGCGCACGACCGTTTGGCAACTCAACCGGGTTACCCTTGTCATCGGCAAAGGCGGCATCGACGAGACCGAAGTGGAGATCAGTATTCTCTTCAGCTGCCTTCTTGATTCCTGGAGCAAGCAAGAAGCCGACACCAATAATCAGGGAGCAGCCATCATCGATCATCGTCTGGGTGTTTGGACCAAAATCGGAATCGCTCTTGGACTCTGCGGTGTTGACTGCAACGCCAAATTCCTTCTCAGCTTCCTTCAGACCGTCAAATGCGGACTCGTTGAAGGACTTGTCGTCCCAACCACCAGCATCGGAAACAAGGCATGCCTTGAAATCGCTGGATTTGGATGACATTGCGTCCGAGGACTTCTTCTCATCAGTGCCAGAACATGCTGACAGAGCCATTGCGGACGCCGCAGCGATTGCGACGAAAGACTTAAATTTCTTCACTAGTTTCTCCTGATCTAGTTATCCAGTTTGACAATTGATACATGTCAAAACCGTTCAATTATTAAGAATAGGCGCGATTGGGAACTAGTGCCACCCAATATGCCGCACTCAACGCATATTCCAACGTTTCGTTACTCAACCGAGATAAAGTACCGGTTTCCCGTCAAAAAATAGCCACTTAATATCCATATAATGAGCTATCTAACATTCTGCTTTCTCAATAGGCGAAACACGAGGTCTCAGATACCAAAACGGTGAACTTAAACCAAATCAGTCCGCCCCGTTGCACGCACCTGCTCGACAACATCTTTGACATTCTGAGCATGGGCAATTGAAGTCACAAGAAGCGCGTCTCCGGTATCAACAACGACGACATCATTTACACCCACAAGTGAAATCGGACGATCGTAAGTGAACACCGTGCAGTTAGTTGATTCGACGCTCAGAACTGACTGCTGAGTACCGCCCTCTACTACACGCTTCGTAATAGTAGGTGCATTTGGTGACGAGTTTGCATCCTGAAGAATCTCATTGACCGCCGAAAAATCGCCGATATCAGTCCATCCCATATCCGCTGGAACAACAGCTATTCCGCCGTCGTCAGCCAACGGTTCAGCGATCGCATGATCTATGGCTATCTTCTTCAGTTCCGGCCAATGCGCATCCAAAACCTGCTCGCGGTCATCGGAATCCCATGCCGTAGCTATCGACATAATCCCCGCATGTAGTTTCGGCTCATACTTCTCCAAAGCAGTCAGCAAAACATCCGCCCGAGCCACAAACATGCCGGCATTCCAGAAATAGTTACCGCTAGCGACATAGCTCCGCGCAGTTTGGATATCCGGTTTCTCGAGAAACTCAGTGACTGCATAAGATCCGGGAACAGCACTCAATTCATGGTCAGCTTGAATGTAACCAAACCCAGTTGCCGGAGACTGTGGCTGAATACCGATCGTTGACACATAGCCAGCATTCGCCGCATCGATTGCGGTTGACACTGCTTTTTCAAATTTTCGCGGATCAGAAATCAAGTGATCCGCAGCGAACGAGCCCACCACAACATCACCATAGCGTTGGTTGATAATAGCAGCCGCTAGACCAATAGCCGCCATCGAATCCCGGGCAGAAGGTTCTGCAATAAACTGCTCTTCTCCAAGTTGTGGAAGCTGCCGAACAACGCTCGGAATGTGGGTAGTGCCGGTCACTACCATAATATTTTGCCCTGCGAGCGGAGCCAAACGTGACACCGTCTGCTGTAAGAGGCTCGCTCCTGCACCAGTGAGATCCTTTAAAAACTTTGGCGAACTTGCTCGAGAAATCGGCCATAGACGAGTTCCAGCTCCGCCTGCTGGAATAATTGCGTGAAATTCATTCAACGTGATCGTCACTTCCTCAACTGGTTGTCGATACGAGAGCTTATGCTTCGTTGTCAGATTGTTGTTGTAGCTCTCGAGCCAACTTCTCCCCCGTCACTCGTGGATCGGCCTGGGCACGTAGGGACGACGTCGTCGGAACTGTCTTCTTTTCATACGCATCCCACGCAGCATCCGCGTAATCTTTGCGTACTTCATCGAGTTGTTGGCGCGCCTTATCAAGATTCGTTTCAGCACGGGAGATACGGCTCTTCATCCAAGCAGCACGTATGCCTGACCATGGTGGAACTAGCTCAGTTTCGTTGTCACGATCAGGATGTGGCGCAACTACACCAGTCATCGGATCAAAATTCCATTCAAGGGTTTCTTGAACAGTCTCAGTGACATAATTTGGATATTCGTCAGCGTGTTCAAGCTGTGATTTCGTCGGCTGCCCTGGAGCTGGCGGATTAGCAACAAAAGCAGCCGCCACCAGCGTTACTTGAGCGAGAAGATTAACCCAAATAAGTAACGTAGCGATCGCGGCAAACGGTGCCAATAACGGATTTCCAGAAACAGATGAGACCGCCGTCGTTCCTAAGAATCGCAAAACTGATGAAGCCACGCCCGCCAAAAGCGCTCCCTTAACCAAATCCTTCAACGGTGGATGGGCGCCGGCCATAATGCTGAACAGGAACATGAAAATGAGCGTGTCAACAACCAACGCAATCAGCAAGGTGCCCACACTAATCAGGAATGATCCTACCTCTCCGGGAATCCCCAACCAGTCGAGAATTACTTCAGAAAATTGCGAAGAAAGAGTTACTAGCGTGACCGTTGCTAGGCCACCAACGCCGATCATCAGGAACCCGGAGAGATCAAGTAGCTTCGCTTTAATAAACGGACGCGATAAGTAGGTGATGCCAAACATTCCCAAAATCGCAATACGTAGTGCAGTCATCAATGACGCCGCTGACCACAATAAGACGATCATCGAAATAATCGACGTGATATTGATCGGGTTTTCGATGATGAGTGCATTGGGATCTAAAATTCCTGACGGGTTGTCGTCAGTTTTCAAAATTCCTGGGAGCGAAGAATTCACGGTTTCGAACAAGGTATCCCGAAGCTCATCGTTACCGCCTAAAGTATAAGAAAAAACAGTCAACGCGAGTGTCAACGCACCACCGATGGCGAACAGAGCAGAGTAGGCAATACCTCCAGCAAGTAAGTATCCACGCGCCCAGCCATAACGGCCGTATGCGCGAACCGGGCGAAGCTGAAACACCCATTCAATGATCGCATTGACCCGATCCATCAGTGTAGGCTTTGGCGCTACTGTTACATCTCCCATTAGTTCTCCACATCGTACGTAACCAGTAGTGGTGCATGGTCTGACCACCGCTGATCATAGCTTGTAGCACGGTCAATACGCACTGACTGGGCAAGCATAGCTAAATCGGGCGAGGCTAACTGGTAGTCGATACGCCAACCGACATTATTATCGAAGGCCTTACCGCGCTGAGACCACCAGGTGTATTCCGCCTGCTCGTCGCCAATCAGCGAGCGCTGAACATCAACATAGCCCAACTCCCCCATCCATTTATCGAGATATGCTATCTCCGGATCGAGGACGCCAGAAGTCTTATTGTGGTTCGACCGCCAGTTCGTAATATCGCGCTCAGTATGCACAATATTGAAATCGCCCGCCATCACGATATGCGGCATATCAACCGGGCGAGCAACCTGAAGCTGCTGTAACCGAGTAGAAACACGATCCAAATGCGCATACTTCGCAGCCATCTTCGGCTCATCACTAGCGTTACCAGAATGCAAGTATGCGCTAATAAAAGTGGTGTGTAACTGCGGAATATCCACCTCAACCCACCGGCCGGTATCTACCGGAGGTTCACCCGGGCGCTCCCATGCCGTGTTCGCATCAGCATCCGGATCTGAATCTGGTAAATCCGCACCTAAACCGATACTGACGCGGCCGATATCCAACCCATTCTTCACTGCAATAGCAACTCCTGCTCGGCCTTTAATCTCGCAAGCTTGCTGGACGATCTGGTATTGATCGCCCACCAAATCTGGGACAAGATCTTCGGGTGCACGCACCTCTTGGAGCAGGAGTACATCGGGACTCACCGACGCAATCCAATCTTGCATCCCTTTACGCACCGCGGCGCGAATTCCGTTGACGTTACAAGTAGCTACTAGCATGGGTGCCCCTCCAATTAAATATTCATAAATAATTGTACGGGGAATTCTAGGAGTTTTGTTCGCTCGCCTTCACGACGTTAGACAAGAGCATAGCGCGAGTCATCGGCCCCACCCCACCAGGATTTGGCGAATAGAAACCAGCTTTCTCGAATACTGCAGGGTCCACGTCACCGCGCATAACCGCCTTACCAGTGTCCGGATCGGTAACCCGAGAGACGCCGACGTCGAACACGGCAGCACCCGGGCGCACCATATCCGGGGTGATCATATGAGCCACGCCCGCAGCCGCAACAATAATATCGGCACGTAGCGTGTGCTCAGCGAGGTTTTTCGTCGCCGAATGGCAGGCGTCGACGGTGGCGTTAATGCTACGCGAGGTGAGCAAAATTGCTAACGGTTTACCCACCGTCGTACCACGGCCAACGATACACACGTTGGCACCATTCCACTCAACACCATAGCGCCGGCCAAGTTCGACTACACCCATCGGAGTGCAGGCAACCGGTGCCGGAATGTCGTTTGCGAGACGACCGATATTCACTGGATGCAAGCCGTCTACGTCTTTAGCAGGATCGATAGCTTCGAGGACTTTGTCAGTATCTATCTGCCGCGGCAACGGAAGCTGAACGATGAAACCAGAACATTGCGGATCGTCATTCAGCTTCCGTACCTGGACAAGAACTTCTTCAGTAGTTGACCCCTCGGGCATATCTACTCGAATAGAGTTAATCCCCACCTCAGCACAATCACGATGCTTCATATTGACATACATCTGTGAACCCGGGTTTTCACCAACTAACACAGTAGCTAGGCCTGGCGTGTGCCCGAGCTGGGCGATCTTCTCTTTGATTTCGAGCTTGATTTGAGCAAGCGTAGCTCGCCCATCCATTTTGACCGCGGTAGTCATCTAGATCTGTCCTCTCAACGAATCTTTTCAGTGCGTCTGATCAAGCCCGGAATATAGCGGGAATCGATCAGTTAACGCGTTAACTCGCGCACGCAACGCATCGACATCGGCAGACTTGCCGTCGCGTAAAGCTACCGCGATAATATCGGCTACTTCGCGGAATTCTTCATCACCAAAACCACGAGTAGCCAACGCCGGCGTACCAATTCGCAAACCAGAGGTGACAGCCGGTGGACGAGGATCGAACGGAATGGCGTTACGGTTAACCGTAATCCCAATCTCATGCAACAAATCCTCAGCTTCTTGACCATTGAGCTCATGGTTGCGCAAATCTACCAATACAAGGTGAACATCAGTACCACCAGTAAGCACCGACACACCCTTATCCGCAACATCTGACGCTACAAGACGCTCAGCAAGGATCTTCGCGCCACGTAACGTACGCTCTTGCCGGTCCTTAAACTCTGGCGTACTAGCAATCTTTAACGCAATCGCCTTAGCCGCAATAACGTGCATCAGCGGACCACCCTGTTGCCCAGGGAATACCGCCGAATTAAGTTTCTTGCCTAGTGATTCATCACGGGAAAGAATCATACCTGAGCGCGGCCCACCAATGGTCTTGTGGATCGTCGTCGTCACCACGTCAGCATACGGAACTGGGCTTGGATGCAATCCAGCCGCTACCAAACCGGCGAAATGCGCCATATCTACCCACAGGTATGCGCCAACCTCATCGGCAATCTCGCGGAATGCAGCAAAATCTACATGGCGTGAGTAAGCCGACCAACCAGCAATAATCATCTTCGGCTTGTGTTCACGGGCGAGCCGACGAACCTCATCCATATCAATCAGGTATGTTTCTGGATCTACACCATAAGAGACAACGTTGAAGTTCTTCCCAGAAAAGTTAATCTTCATACCATGAGTCAAGTGACCCCCGTGTGCCAATGACAATCCCATAATGGTGTCGCCATGGTTCAACAACGCATGATAAATAGCTGCGTTGGCCTGCGCTCCGGCATGGGGTTGAACGTTGGCGTAAGCCGCGCCGAACAAGGACTTAGCCCGCTTAATTGCAAGATTCTCCGCAACGTCAACAAACTCGCAACCGCCGTAATAGCGACGGCCGGGATAACCTTCAGCATACTTATTCGTTAAAACTGAGCCCTGGGCTTGCAAAACAGCCCGCGGCACAAAATTCTCCGACGCAATCATTTCCAACGTAGCACGCTGGCGTCCCAATTCATCTTCGAGCACCTGAGCAATCTCAGGATCTAGCTCAGCGAGTGAAAGATCAAAAGAATCTACCACATCCGCCTCCTCCAGGATTTTTAAAACAATACGACACTATTCTAAGCCCACCCTCCCACACTTTTACGAATCGTCTAACATCTGGGATCCGCATGCCCGACTAGTGGTCAAAACGATTAAAATGTTCTCATGGACAAATCCTCACTGACCT comes from the Arcanobacterium phocisimile genome and includes:
- a CDS encoding ABC transporter permease, which produces MNTITSTSPNSQGAVMGKLSWKMPVTYGLATVLALFFALNASGDARIRLNDRASSIEIPDFTVPSVATLWIFFAVILLATIWSVISTMGRGKYAQLGRILDKTAVIVVAILTVFGFLVFAGGGSAGAITLTSTLGITVAISTPLIFGALSGVVSEHVGVVNIAIEGQLLVGAFFGVMAASFFKTPYMGLIAAPIAGALVGSLLALFAVKYGVDQIIVGVVLNVLCLGLTTFFYGTVMSDNAESFNTNQYSLATIRIPGLADLPVIGPMLFDQTILVYIMYIAVVLLTIFLYRSRWGLRMRACGEHPRAADTVGINVNRTRIRNTIFGSAIAGLGGAFFTIGQGLAFTDNMSAGNGYIALAAMILGKWHPLGAFGAAGMFGFAKAVALLMPNLHGGIPSQLVNMIPYIITIIAVAGFVGKSRPPAAENIPYIK
- a CDS encoding ABC transporter permease gives rise to the protein MAAKNNKTSIGASQWAKAIIHLAPRSGWLVGIIAIILAFLIGAILIVVTGASVTGAYSAMFKGSIFNAAALNRGFSYAIRPAMDSLFFATPLILAGLGLGFGFRAGLFNIGGAGQMIFGAIAAIWVSFSIDLPYGVHLIVALLAAALAGGLYAGIAGYLKAKTGANEVIVTIMLNSIAALLLSYVLSLDSWHSPGQNNPVTPVAADTAALPALLPAPFKIHLGFVLALVAVFVFWWILERSTFGFEVRAVGANSHAARTAGMSIAKVTTLTMVASGVFLGFAGANEALGTMYQANQGVTSGVAGTIGFDAITVALLGRNRPLGIFFSGLLFGAFKAGGYAMQAQGVPVDMVLILESVIVLFIAAPGLIRWMFHLPKPDGKSLREYAARLSSSNNKKMTGTREKSADEAVAADVQPTTGKGE
- a CDS encoding ABC transporter ATP-binding protein, with amino-acid sequence MKLELRGITKRFGPLVANDHIDLVVEEGHIHALLGENGAGKSTLMNVLYGLYDPDEGEILLDGKKVSFAGPGDAVAAGIGMVHQHFMLIPVFTVAESVALGYEPTGTVGIIDIKKARQTVIDVSKRFGFDLDPDAYIEDLPVGAQQRVEIVKALSRDAKILILDEPTAVLTPQETDELMEIMKQLAASGTSIVFITHKLREVRAVADDITVIRRGAVVGTANPSSSEAELATKMVGRPVMLQLEKNPPQLGEVGLAFKDVTVLNESGTKVLDRVSFELQRGEVLAIAGVQGNGQTELAEAILGLVQPDHGTITLDGHELNGQQVRKNIDAGIGFIPEDRSKDGVIAGFSIAENLVLDQYLNKPFANGPAMRPGAVAKNADEKVAEFDIRITRISDPISTLSGGNAQKVVVARELSRDLRLLVASQPTRGVDVGSIEFIHKRIVEARDASTPVLLVSSELDEVVALADRIAVMYRGKIVGIVPADTSRDVLGLMMAGVPQDEAFAQAGYATPTEGVK
- a CDS encoding BMP family lipoprotein — its product is MKKFKSFVAIAAASAMALSACSGTDEKKSSDAMSSKSSDFKACLVSDAGGWDDKSFNESAFDGLKEAEKEFGVAVNTAESKSDSDFGPNTQTMIDDGCSLIIGVGFLLAPGIKKAAEENTDLHFGLVDAAFADDKGNPVELPNGRALLFNTQEAAYLAGYVAAGATKTGTVATFGGIQIPSVTIFMDGFVDGVKAYNEAKGTDIKVLGWDKETQNGSFTNSFDDQALGKSQAQQFIEQGADIIMPVAGPVGLGAAAAAKEAGNVMIVGVDSDWYVSSPDYKDIVLTSVMKGIGESVKAAIKEAMGGDFTSKPYVGTIENKGVSLAPFHDFDSKLSDELKTEVKDLEAKIASGELKVESPAAN
- a CDS encoding mannose-1-phosphate guanylyltransferase, encoding MTITLNEFHAIIPAGGAGTRLWPISRASSPKFLKDLTGAGASLLQQTVSRLAPLAGQNIMVVTGTTHIPSVVRQLPQLGEEQFIAEPSARDSMAAIGLAAAIINQRYGDVVVGSFAADHLISDPRKFEKAVSTAIDAANAGYVSTIGIQPQSPATGFGYIQADHELSAVPGSYAVTEFLEKPDIQTARSYVASGNYFWNAGMFVARADVLLTALEKYEPKLHAGIMSIATAWDSDDREQVLDAHWPELKKIAIDHAIAEPLADDGGIAVVPADMGWTDIGDFSAVNEILQDANSSPNAPTITKRVVEGGTQQSVLSVESTNCTVFTYDRPISLVGVNDVVVVDTGDALLVTSIAHAQNVKDVVEQVRATGRTDLV
- a CDS encoding YihY/virulence factor BrkB family protein; translation: MGDVTVAPKPTLMDRVNAIIEWVFQLRPVRAYGRYGWARGYLLAGGIAYSALFAIGGALTLALTVFSYTLGGNDELRDTLFETVNSSLPGILKTDDNPSGILDPNALIIENPINITSIISMIVLLWSAASLMTALRIAILGMFGITYLSRPFIKAKLLDLSGFLMIGVGGLATVTLVTLSSQFSEVILDWLGIPGEVGSFLISVGTLLIALVVDTLIFMFLFSIMAGAHPPLKDLVKGALLAGVASSVLRFLGTTAVSSVSGNPLLAPFAAIATLLIWVNLLAQVTLVAAAFVANPPAPGQPTKSQLEHADEYPNYVTETVQETLEWNFDPMTGVVAPHPDRDNETELVPPWSGIRAAWMKSRISRAETNLDKARQQLDEVRKDYADAAWDAYEKKTVPTTSSLRAQADPRVTGEKLARELQQQSDNEA
- a CDS encoding exodeoxyribonuclease III, translating into MLVATCNVNGIRAAVRKGMQDWIASVSPDVLLLQEVRAPEDLVPDLVGDQYQIVQQACEIKGRAGVAIAVKNGLDIGRVSIGLGADLPDSDPDADANTAWERPGEPPVDTGRWVEVDIPQLHTTFISAYLHSGNASDEPKMAAKYAHLDRVSTRLQQLQVARPVDMPHIVMAGDFNIVHTERDITNWRSNHNKTSGVLDPEIAYLDKWMGELGYVDVQRSLIGDEQAEYTWWSQRGKAFDNNVGWRIDYQLASPDLAMLAQSVRIDRATSYDQRWSDHAPLLVTYDVEN
- a CDS encoding bifunctional methylenetetrahydrofolate dehydrogenase/methenyltetrahydrofolate cyclohydrolase; this translates as MTTAVKMDGRATLAQIKLEIKEKIAQLGHTPGLATVLVGENPGSQMYVNMKHRDCAEVGINSIRVDMPEGSTTEEVLVQVRKLNDDPQCSGFIVQLPLPRQIDTDKVLEAIDPAKDVDGLHPVNIGRLANDIPAPVACTPMGVVELGRRYGVEWNGANVCIVGRGTTVGKPLAILLTSRSINATVDACHSATKNLAEHTLRADIIVAAAGVAHMITPDMVRPGAAVFDVGVSRVTDPDTGKAVMRGDVDPAVFEKAGFYSPNPGGVGPMTRAMLLSNVVKASEQNS
- the glyA gene encoding serine hydroxymethyltransferase; the encoded protein is MVDSFDLSLAELDPEIAQVLEDELGRQRATLEMIASENFVPRAVLQAQGSVLTNKYAEGYPGRRYYGGCEFVDVAENLAIKRAKSLFGAAYANVQPHAGAQANAAIYHALLNHGDTIMGLSLAHGGHLTHGMKINFSGKNFNVVSYGVDPETYLIDMDEVRRLAREHKPKMIIAGWSAYSRHVDFAAFREIADEVGAYLWVDMAHFAGLVAAGLHPSPVPYADVVTTTIHKTIGGPRSGMILSRDESLGKKLNSAVFPGQQGGPLMHVIAAKAIALKIASTPEFKDRQERTLRGAKILAERLVASDVADKGVSVLTGGTDVHLVLVDLRNHELNGQEAEDLLHEIGITVNRNAIPFDPRPPAVTSGLRIGTPALATRGFGDEEFREVADIIAVALRDGKSADVDALRARVNALTDRFPLYSGLDQTH